The genomic stretch CGCCTCTGGGCCATGTCCTAACTCCTTGAGGCGGGCCACCAGCCTCTTTCTTCCCTCTGAGGTCAGATAAACCCGAGAAAGAGGCCCGGTTTCCATCGGATAGCCGTCATACCTGGGAGCTTTAATCCAGGAGTAAGCCCCTTCCTTGTGAGGATGAGGGCGGGTCTCTCCCTGACTAAAGGCCCTTGGCCCCCCATCATAATAAGAAGCGGCGACGTGCTCGCTGATCTTTTCTACCTCAAGGGGATACGTTTTCCCCTCCACCATCACCCCCGGCTCGAATAAGGGGCGTCCCAGAGAGCTAAAACCTCCATAGGAGATAAGATTACGATAGCCCCGACCAATGCGAAAATATGCCGGATACCTCCGGGCCAGGGCCATAACGTCTGGCACATAGACGGCCAGGGCAAAACGATGAAGCCTGTCAACAAGGTCAGCCACCCTGGCCAGACGATCAGGGGTCAGTTCAACAGAGAGCCCCCCGGGGAAAACGGTATGGGCAAAAGGTGCCTTGCCTCCTAAAATGGCCAGGGCCTGAGCCCCGGTGCTGACCACCTCTAGGGCCTCAAGATAATGGGCCACCAAAGGAAGGGCCTGAGAAGGGTCACGAAGATAGTCTCCGGGGACTCTGCGGGTGTAAAGATATGGGCCTTTAAGCCTCACCCATTCTCTTACCGCCTTTAGCTGGGGATCTGTCCCCCTGTAGGCCAAAATGGCCCCAAAATCTACATAGTCTGGAACAGCCAGGTGATAGAAGTGGAGCATATGGTCGCTGGCCATGTGAATGGCCAGCAGGATGTCTTGAAGAAGGGCCCCGTTGGGCGGAGGCTTTATTCCGTAAAGGTTTGCCAGGGCCCGCGCGGAGGCAATGCCATGGACTTCGTGGCAGACGCCACAGATCCGCTGGGTGATCCTTAAGGCATCAAAAGGCCTTCGTCCCGAAAGAATATTCTCGAAGCCTCGATACATCTCTCCTTGAACCCAGGCATTAATCACCCGACCATCCCTTACCTCAGTCTTTACTGCCAAGTGCCCTTCGATCCGGGTAAGTGGTGAAAGCCTCTTTATAGCCATCAGAAACCCCTCATCATTTATGTGACAAAACTTGATGAAAGATATCGGTTTCTCCCCAAAAATTTTAAAGACCCCAAATTCCCACTTAAGATCTTCATTGGCCTGCCCGATTTTTGGGAAATAAAAAGTGTAAAAATTCACATAACCAGGAGGACAAAAATGACTCAAAGGCTCAACTGTTGGGAGTTTAAAAGGTGTGGACGTCAGGGAACATGTCCGGCCTCTACAGAAAAAAGAGCCGACGGAATAAACGGCGGGAAAAACGGTGGCCGAGCCTGTTGGGCCATTGCCGGAACCTTCTGCGGCGGAAAGATTCAGGGGGTCTATTCCCAGAAGTTGGCTTCTTGTTTAAAGTGCGATTTCTACAAATTGGTCTTAAGAGAAGAGGGAAAGGCTTTTATCGGTGGCCGGGAGATCGTAAAAAGACTGGAGAGCTAATTCTAAGGGAGAATGTCCCCCGGGGCTGTTCACCTTTCTACATGACGGTTTGAAGCTTGAGAAGAAATGGTGCCGTCCCATTAAAGATTGTCCCCAATTTAGGCCCAGCTTTCGGTTTTATCTAAGGCCAGGTTCTGATGAAATTTACACAAAAGGGTGGACAGTCCCCTTAAACTCAGCGGCCCGCTGTATAGCGGGTCCGCTGAAGCGATTTGTTAGAAAATATCTGTAATAAATCCTTTTTACTTACAGCTAATGAATAATTTAAAATTGTTTTTAGATCTATCTTTTGGGAAGCATCTAAAATTTCTATCCCTACAATTTTACCTTCTTCCGTAGTGTCGAGATTTACGCCTTCCACTATTTCTATTACACCATCCGGCTTTTTATTACTTAATTTAATGTAAAGAGCATCTACATCCTTATCGTAATAAATTTTCATTGCTTTCTCCTTTTCTTTAAGGGATAGTTGGTGATTACTACCATTGTATCATTTTCTACACTGACCACAATTTTTACGGGAAACTTTTGGTCTGGCACTTCTTGGATGATTTCGTGTTTTCCTGAAGGCAAATTTTTCTTTTTCAGGATATTTTCAATCGCTGATAGGGAAAGCTTGTATAACCTTGCTCTCCTTTTTGCATGACGAGAAAATTTTATTTTCATTATTATGTTCTAACGCCTAAGCTCAGAGGCCTGCTACTAAGCGGATCCACTGAAGTGATTTGTTAGAGAATTATAGAAGCTTGAAAAATTCTTCTACAGTCAATTCAGCCTGCTTCAATATATGAGCTAGTGTTGATCTTTTAATAGGTTTATGCGCGGGAACTATCAATTTTAATTTCTTATCTTTAGTGTATTTATGTAATCGAATATGACCTCCTTTCTGCCTTACCACAACCCATCCATCTCTCTGAAGAGCTTTTATGACTTTATCATAATTTAAACTAGGTACTTTGCTCATAAAGTCAATTCGATTATTTCCATTTTCTTTTGTTCAAAAGGTATCAAATCATCTTCAACCGGTTCAAGATATAATTCTATGGCTTCTTTAATATTTTTAAGAGCTTCTTCTTTAGTATCTCCCTCACTGATACACCCTGGTAAACTGGGAACATATACAGTATATCCACCTTCCTCACTCGCTTCTAAAATAATTTTAAGTTTCATTTCTACATCACCTCGAATTAATTATTGTTTTTTCTAACGTCCAAGGGTCACTTGCCGCTATGGAGCGCAGCGGAATAGCGGTCAAGTGGACCCTATTGTTAGGGGAAAACATCATTTTGTAATTCCGCTGTCAAACTATGTCAAAAGAGTATTAATTTATTATATATATTATTCCCTACTTGACATTGTGATATTACTGCTTACATGGATTTATATAATTTATACCTGCATATGACGGATTGAGATCAAATTTTCTCAAATACTCAATTCTTAGGGGTAAACATTTTAACATATATGCATCTATTGTAAGGTCTCCTTTCATAAGTCGGTATAGTTTCCTTAACAAATAATTCCAAATTTCGCACAATAATAAACTAACAATGGCCAAACATAGTCCTAAGATAAACGATTTTTTATAAATAACTATATATAAAGTGATAAAGTAAAAAATGATACAGAAAATTAAACAAATAGCAGTAATATAAGGCGGGAATGCCCACGAATAGGTGTGTAACTTACCTGTTATTGATTGAAACAATATCTTTATAGCTTCTTTCTTCTTAGGTTCACATCCTACTCTATTATAGACTTTTTTTATGTCCTCTTGAATACGATTAAAGGTCTCCCTATCGGGACTTACATCCCGTAAAGCTCTTGGTAAGATTTCATTAATTTTTAATGGATTGAGTTCCGTATCTCTTAGACGTCCAATTATCGATTCCCATCCGAATATATATTGATATAGTTCATTTTCTGCTTGAGGTAATCTCTCATTGGAAAGAACTTTACAATATCCAGCTAAACGATTATGGGAATGGAATTTATAAAAGAATATAATTGATACAAAGGAAATTATTAATACTAATGCAAGAGATATCATCCCTATTCCTTCCAATCCAAATTGTATACCGTGGCCAGAAGTTTGACTTAATCTCAACAAACCAAAAACAGATCCAGCCAAGCCAGCAAAAATGTAACTTAGATACTTCGTAATACAATCCTTAAGATTTAAGAGTTCCTCTCTTAATAATTTTAGCTCTTCCATTTTTACTCCCCTAACGCCCAAACTCAGCGGCCCGCAGTTAAGCGGGTCCGCTGAAGAGATTTGTTAGAACTTTACCATAACATTTTTATAGATATTGCAATTATAAAAAAGCATAACATCCATAAAATTACCGGTCCCGTAGCACCTTTGAACTTTAATCCCCAAATTTCTATTTCTATTTTGCCATAGCTATATTCTAAAACTGACACAAGTAGATAAGCAGCAACTCCAGCTAAAGGAAGACCTATTGTAGCAGCAAAATGTTCTTTAACTATATCTTTTACCCATCCTTCTTTCTGCCATGTCCAATAGATTATAAAACTAACGTAAGAGATACCTACAACTCCAGCTCCCAATACAGTTACAAGAAGAATAAGTTTTTTTCAATAGTGGAGAATAGCATAATTCTTTTATATATCTAAATAAATCATTTCCTTTTTGCAAATGATTCATGTTCTAACGCCAATTTCTGTAGCGGCGGTAGCCATCCGCAGGAAAGGATTGTTATCTTTTATAAAATTCTTTTATTATCTCTTGTGCCCGTTTTTTCAAATAATCCCAGTCTCTTTGATCGACAACCGAAGACCTTAGGGGAATCAATTTTTGTTTAAGTTCATGCCATAACAATTTCCCAGATTCAAATTGATCAAGAATTTCTTTTTCCACAGACCAAAGAGCTAGTGCTATCTTTCTATTTACAAATTTGTCTAACAATGTTTCAATCTGATGCTTCCCTCCACCTGTACTTTGAAATGACATTCTTCCTCTGCGAAAAACATACCATTCGCCAGTTTTTCTTGACTCTAAGACTAAAGCAGTTAAATGATAAAAAGTAGTTGGTGAAGTTTCAATGATTAAATGTCCGACAGGTTCTTCTATTTCTGACAAGATATCATCAAGTTCTAACCAAACATCAAAGGTTCGGAATTTACCAATCTTGTTTTCCTTTTCAGGATGCTCTATTTTGATATCTGTTTTATTATCAGAAGATTCTTTGTTGTTTAATAAGAAGTCAATTTT from Thermosulfuriphilus ammonigenes encodes the following:
- a CDS encoding type II toxin-antitoxin system HicA family toxin, giving the protein MSKVPSLNYDKVIKALQRDGWVVVRQKGGHIRLHKYTKDKKLKLIVPAHKPIKRSTLAHILKQAELTVEEFFKLL
- a CDS encoding two-CW domain-containing protein, whose protein sequence is MTQRLNCWEFKRCGRQGTCPASTEKRADGINGGKNGGRACWAIAGTFCGGKIQGVYSQKLASCLKCDFYKLVLREEGKAFIGGREIVKRLES
- a CDS encoding nickel-dependent hydrogenase large subunit, coding for MAIKRLSPLTRIEGHLAVKTEVRDGRVINAWVQGEMYRGFENILSGRRPFDALRITQRICGVCHEVHGIASARALANLYGIKPPPNGALLQDILLAIHMASDHMLHFYHLAVPDYVDFGAILAYRGTDPQLKAVREWVRLKGPYLYTRRVPGDYLRDPSQALPLVAHYLEALEVVSTGAQALAILGGKAPFAHTVFPGGLSVELTPDRLARVADLVDRLHRFALAVYVPDVMALARRYPAYFRIGRGYRNLISYGGFSSLGRPLFEPGVMVEGKTYPLEVEKISEHVAASYYDGGPRAFSQGETRPHPHKEGAYSWIKAPRYDGYPMETGPLSRVYLTSEGRKRLVARLKELGHGPEAAFSTMGRHLARAVEAEMLLEFLPRALESLDLQGPTIRMINPEAPITGEGLGLSNAARGELLHYVATKEGRIVKYQCVVPSTWNFSPRDERGLLGPAEKAIVGTPVAYKEGLIEVGRVIRSFDPCLACSIH
- a CDS encoding DUF4258 domain-containing protein, with product MKIKFSRHAKRRARLYKLSLSAIENILKKKNLPSGKHEIIQEVPDQKFPVKIVVSVENDTMVVITNYPLKKRRKQ
- a CDS encoding DUF2283 domain-containing protein, with product MKIYYDKDVDALYIKLSNKKPDGVIEIVEGVNLDTTEEGKIVGIEILDASQKIDLKTILNYSLAVSKKDLLQIFSNKSLQRTRYTAGR
- a CDS encoding type II toxin-antitoxin system HicB family antitoxin, with translation MKLKIILEASEEGGYTVYVPSLPGCISEGDTKEEALKNIKEAIELYLEPVEDDLIPFEQKKMEIIELTL